One Malassezia restricta chromosome III, complete sequence DNA segment encodes these proteins:
- a CDS encoding dolichol kinase, producing MGKPDDSDASVASLAGQAGGTCWARASAHLSPNRGPLARVRATAQHSDDDSENDAEVSSDARAPSPNARTCPMSYPLAKPHCDRLAGKVRPAIKSEANASLARSLCECALFVCGVVAVLIRMVHSVPEIRDKACGVIVLSTFVLVCFACHARRACGIWATQISCLRKTDPSDPLYALLLPLVSSAQLLDIAPEAMQHGGGALAPPWMQVGRRGTWRADRVGASPDRIVGRGALLDLHVICSFVFCVHLMASQLARAYAKRRGSHAHEGPTSRLLMCFYTFSLLVAVAGVGVQVLARSSGYGHLVLSHTPTWATFLIAVLYQCLLFLCTRVARQNCTLGELAMIGGVGTALWQETVISTMARLVPSYAQYYFREPSAIVLGQLALVAGMLLIGLVLSPLLVLSRNLAQRPTHRLRWPLKRNLHRRLLALSFFLLSAAMVLCVLSPWLAWQLHRRSAWLYFARFMLQGPHWWSRLALLVYWGLLCNTALLSIQLMVNRMWQYATVGDQVKASSRALPPSTAPSVQPQRTVPTATERASTLAATQFAERGEREESTSLGPRVAVSVNGRRKFFHALAVLLFVPGIAWDPAFMHVAFSAALALFVLCEYLRYCAVFPLGAMLHFFLSQFLDSKDCGLVILSHAYLLTGCAAGVWIESQSRITQQLGVLVLGVGDSVASIVGRQYGRIHWPLSSKTVEGTLGFVVSMTASVMVLRMLRLVEAFHTGALCAIMTLLAVIEGVSEQNDNLVLPLSGIFLTSMIPLRR from the coding sequence ATGGGCAAGCCCGATGATTCCGACGCGTCTGTAGCCTCGCTGGCGGGACAGGCAGGGGGAACGTGTTGGGCTCGTGCAAGTGCGCATCTTTCTCCGAATCGAGGGCCTCTTGCGCGTGTGCGGGccacggcgcagcacagcgacgacgataGTGAGAATGATGCCGAAGTGAGCTCTGACGCGCGGGCTCCGTCGCCCAACGCACGTACATGTCCCATGAGCTATCCACTAGCGAAGCCGCACTGTGACCGGCTGGCAGGTAAGGTGCGTCCTGCGATAAAGTCGGAGGCGAAcgcatcgctcgcgcgctcgctgtgTGAGTGTGCCTTGTTTGTGTGTGGCgtggtggctgtgctgaTTCGCATGGTGCACAGTGTGCCAGAGATCCGCGACAAGGCATGTGGGGTGATCGTGCTCAGTACGTTCGTGCTCGTGTGCTTTGcgtgccacgcgcgccggGCGTGTGGCATATGGGCCACGCAGATCAGCTGCCTGCGGAAGACGGACCCGAGTGATCCGCTGTACGCCCTTCTACTCCCGCTTGTGTCGAGTGCACAGCTCTTAGACATTGCGCccgaggccatgcagcatgGCGGGGGCGCTCTCGCGCCGCCATGGATGCAGGTAGGACGAAGAGGCACCTGGCGCGCCGACCGTGTGGGAGCGTCGCCCGACCGGATCGTGGGCCGCGGTGCGTtgctcgacttgcacgTCATTTGCTCGTTCGTGTTCTGTGTCCACCTCATGGCATCGCAActggcgcgtgcgtacgcgaagcgccgcggctcgcacgcgcacgaggGGCCTACGTCCCGATTGCTCATGTGCTTCTACACGTTTTCGCTGTTGGTGGCCGTGGCTGGCGTGGGCGTCCAAGTGCTGGCTCGCTCTAGTGGCTATGGGCACCTCGTTCTTTCGCACACGCCTACGTGGGCGACGTTTCTGATCGCGGTGCTGTACCAGTGTCTGCTGTTTCTCTGtacgcgtgtcgcgcggCAAAACTGCACACTCGGCGAGCTTGCGATGATTGGCGGCGTGGGCACGGCTCTGTGGCAGGAGACGGTGATTTCTACGATGGCGCGCCTGGTGCCGTCGTATGCGCAGTATTACTTCCGTGAACCCTcggcgatcgtgctgggccaACTCGCTCTCGTGGCAGGCATGCTCTTGATCGGTCTCGTCCTGAGCCCGCTCCTGGTCCTTTCGCGCAAtctggcgcagcgcccGACGCACCGATTACGGTGGCCGCTCAAGCGCAACTTGCATCGGCGCCTGCTGGCGCTGAGCTTTTTCCTGCTTTCGGCGGCGATGGTATTGTGCGTCCTGAGTCCCTGGCTTGCATGGCAGCTGCACAGGCGAAGTGCATGGCTGTACTTTGCCAGGTTCATGCTGCAGGGCCCTCATTGGTGGTCGAGGCTCGCTCTGCTGGTCTACTGGGGCTTGCTGTGCAacacggcgctgctcaGCATCCAGCTCATGGTCAACCGCATGTGGCAGTACGCTACGGTCGGTGACCAGGTCAAGGCGtcatcgcgcgcgctgccgccgtcgacggcgccgagtGTGCAGCcgcagcgcacggtgcCGACGGCCACCGAGCGTGCGAGCACACTCGCTGCGACGCAGTTTGCTGAGCGGGGCGAGCGGGAGGAAAGCACCTCGCTCGGcccgcgcgtcgctgtgaGTGTGAATGGCCGCCGCAAGTTTttccatgcgctcgctgtgctCCTGTTCGTGCCGGGCATTGCGTGGGACCCGGCGTTTATGCATGTGGCGTTTAGTGCGGCGTTGGCCCTCTTTGTGCTGTGTGAGTACCTGCGGTACTGTGCCGTCTTTCCCCtgggcgccatgctgcacTTTTTCCTGAGCCAGTTTCTGGACAGCAAGGACTGTGGCCTCGTGATCCTGAGCCATGCGTACCTGTTGACAGGATGTGCAGCGGGTGTCTGGATCGAGAGCCAGAGCCGCAtcacgcagcagctcggcgtgcTCGTGTTGGGCGTGGGCGACTCGGTGGCTTCGATTGTGGGTCGCCAGTACGGCCGTATCCACTGGCCCCTGTCGAGCAAGACGGTGGAAGGCACGCTCGGCTTCGTCGTGAGTATGACAGCGAGTGtgatggtgctgcgcatgctccgTCTCGTGGAAGCGTTCCACACAGGGGCGCTTTGTGCGATCATGACACTCCTTGCTGTCATTGAAGGCGTGTCGGAACAAAATGACAACCTCGTGCTCCCGCTCAGCGGCATATTTCTCACGTCCATGATCCCCCTACGCCGCTAG
- a CDS encoding ESCRT-I complex subunit VPS28 gives MNVYEEQKLYHTSQERERYETMATLYSLITCLDYLERAYVRGAVPDDAYATQCSRLLGQYKTVIKLVTDPTQPPPYVFRDVHDFMRYFHMDHPAAVHRLVLGIPATVEHGESQAPSMSAHVVAETTQNFITLMDALKLQMRAKDQLHPLLSDVLSAYAQTGTEPEPLRAKLLDWLIALNQLSASEELDEAQAREMLFDVEQAYTAWFKGLARGA, from the exons ATGAATGTGTACGAG GAACAAAAGCTGTACCATACAAgccaggagcgcgagcgatACGAGACGATGGCGACGCTGTACAGCCTCATAACGTGTCTCGATTACCTGGAgcgcgcgtacgtgcgAGGAGCCGTGCCGGATGACGCCTACGCCACACAGTGCTCGCGGCTGCTGGGGCAGTACAAGACGGTGATCAAGCTCGTCACGGATccgacgcagccgccgccctACGTATTCCGTGATGTGCACGACTTTATGCGCTACTTCCACATGGATCACCCGGCAGCCGTGCATCGTctcgtgctcggcatccCGGCGACggtcgagcatggcgagtcacaggcgccgtcgatgagcgcgcacgtcgtcgctgaGACGACGCAAAACTTTATCACGCTCATGGATGCACTGAAGCTGCAGATGCGTGCCAAGGACCAGCTGCACCCGCTGCTCAGCGACGTCCTCAGCGCGTACGCACAGACGGGCACCGAGCCTGAGCcgctgcgcgccaagtTGCTCGACTGGCTCATTGCCCTCAACCAGCTCAGCGCAAGTGAAGAGttggacgaggcgcaagCGCGGGAAATGTTATTCGACGTCGAGCAGGCATACACGGCCTGGTTCAAGGGACTAGCACGGGGCGCATAA
- a CDS encoding tRNA-dihydrouridine synthase 1, whose translation MQGGAPRPWYQYVAAPMVDQSDLAFRLTTVQFGATATWTQMYHAQDVLTDVDLYERARRALELGRHAPENHDIVTGKRAPQIVQLAGNDPDDIVRAARQFLPVADGIDVNLGCPQTRAQVGHYGGYLLRRRDWPLVEQIVQALSQACPVPISTKIRLCDAATDTYELGQRLAHAGSSLITLHARHVAPNRRRAGAAKLEHVRALVKALHDQGLHASQPSGRTRVLSNGHVRTWHDVPANLAYTQADGIMVGEPLLVHPNLFAPHRGPAMSTYLDMCARYPHDTSLPRIQQHVRYMLRGQTPSRETRALHDAFMAAPDVRAMQSIMSAAPSASLPREAHDVHRDAEESTGCSR comes from the coding sequence ATGCAGGGaggagcgccgcggccgtgGTATCAGTAtgtggcggcgccgatggtGGATCAGTCGGACTTGGCGTTCCGGCTCACGACCGTGCAGTTCGGAGCTACAGCCACGTGGACGCAAATGTACCATGCGCAGGACGTGCTGACGGATGTGGACCTGTACGaacgcgctcgacgcgccctGGAGCTGGGTCGCCATGCGCCGGAGAATCACGATATCGTGACGGGGAAGCGCGCACCACAGATCGTGCAGCTAGCAGGCAACGACCCTGATGACATagtgcgtgccgcgcgccaATTCCTGCCCGTCGCAGATGGCATCGATGTCAATTTGGGCTGTCCTCAGACACGGGCCCAAGTGGGCCACTACGGCGGCTACTTACTCCGGCGGCGGGACTGGCCGCTGGTCGAGCAGATCGTCCAAGCTCTCTCACAGGCGTGCCCTGTCCCCATATCGACCAAGATCCGCCTGTGTGACGCGGCCACCGACACGTACGAGCTCGGACAGCGACTCGCCCACGCAGGGTCTTCGCTCATTACTCTGCATGCTCGGCATGTCGCTCCGAATCGACGGCGAGCCGGTGCGGCCAAGCTCGAGCACGTACGCGCGCTTGTCAAAGCTTTGCACGACCAGGGACTGCACGCATCGCAGCCCAGCGGtcggacgcgcgtcctgAGCAACGGCCATGTACGAACATGGCACGACGTACCTGCGAATCTGGCATATACCCAAGCCGACGGCATCATGGTCGGCGAGCCACTCCTTGTGCATCCCAATCTGTTCGCGCCACACCGTGGCCCAGCCATGTCCACGTATCTGGACATGTGCGCACGATACCCACACGACACGTCCCTGCcacgcatccagcagcacgtGCGGTACATGCTTCGAGGCCAAACACCCAgccgcgagacgcgcgccTTGCACGACGCTTTCATGGCCGCGCCGGACGTACGCGCGATGCAGTCGATCATGTCAGctgcgccgagcgcctctCTTCCTCGAGAAGCACACGACGTGCATAGGGATGCAGAAGAATCGACGGGGTGCTCCCGCTGA